The following are encoded together in the Paraburkholderia sp. BL10I2N1 genome:
- a CDS encoding glycogen-binding domain-containing protein — MRAEQLDHTYVLNFVAKYLSRGASSDAYAEPWRFPLIDSCKPADDAASTQAFNLVTFVWRAAQAEDHRPVSVVGSFDKLWDSTPLERVQFGGQATVYLAVTVRVPIGEVHTYKFIVGGEAVLDPINPQRQRLGNGFEWSRFFTQYCTAPISLEEWEIAILARLTNEILPFTTGDAKQFMDRYYFNSDRAAQDTTFRQAFRLEQPVGAVNFIDNLLSRDEGHRLIDYRICLKQIDAVLRNRFPNVEPAQLPTGAYGDLYKEMANGRVEGWDTDKYRSPWFFLTLLRRHTWLGAFSHPKYGGNAGGAGWAYLQDQFEDQNGQPCFDWQRAIERPLGKSVDYFG; from the coding sequence ATGCGAGCCGAGCAGCTTGACCACACGTACGTACTTAACTTCGTAGCGAAATACCTGTCGCGTGGCGCGTCATCCGACGCCTACGCCGAGCCGTGGCGCTTCCCGCTGATAGACAGTTGCAAGCCAGCCGATGATGCGGCTTCGACCCAGGCATTCAATCTCGTGACCTTCGTATGGCGGGCTGCTCAAGCGGAAGATCATCGCCCGGTTTCGGTAGTCGGCAGCTTCGACAAGCTGTGGGACTCGACGCCCCTCGAACGTGTGCAATTTGGCGGACAGGCGACGGTCTATCTGGCCGTGACGGTGCGTGTACCCATAGGTGAAGTCCATACGTACAAGTTCATTGTCGGCGGTGAGGCGGTACTCGACCCGATCAATCCACAACGTCAGCGCCTTGGTAACGGCTTTGAATGGTCGCGCTTTTTTACGCAGTACTGCACGGCGCCGATCAGTCTGGAGGAGTGGGAAATAGCGATCCTCGCGCGTTTGACCAACGAGATCCTGCCATTTACGACGGGCGACGCGAAGCAGTTTATGGATCGCTATTACTTCAACTCCGACCGGGCCGCACAGGACACGACCTTCCGGCAGGCCTTCAGGCTGGAACAACCTGTCGGCGCAGTCAACTTTATCGACAACCTGCTTTCACGCGATGAAGGCCACCGGCTGATTGACTACAGGATCTGTCTGAAGCAGATTGATGCCGTTTTGCGCAACCGCTTCCCGAACGTTGAGCCGGCGCAGCTACCCACTGGGGCATATGGCGACCTGTACAAGGAGATGGCTAACGGTCGTGTAGAAGGTTGGGATACGGACAAATATCGGAGCCCGTGGTTCTTTCTCACACTTTTACGCCGGCATACCTGGCTTGGCGCATTCTCGCACCCGAAGTACGGCGGGAATGCGGGTGGGGCTGGCTGGGCATACCTGCAGGACCAGTTCGAAGACCAGAACGGACAGCCCTGTTTCGACTGGCAAAGGGCGATCGAGCGACCGCTCGGCAAGAGCGTCGATTACTTCGGCTAG